From Staphylococcus sp. IVB6214:
CATGAATCCAGTGACTGATGAAAAGTTTGTTGAAGGTAAGCGTAAAGTGACAGGGAAACCAATCACCCCTGAAACAGCTGACAAAGTGAAGGAAGAATTAGATAAGGTTGTAAACAGTAAAAAAAGTCATGCTTCGAACTATAAGGTGGAAGGTTATCGAGTTGCTGGTAAAACAGGAACAGCACAAGTGGCTGACCCTGAAAATGGTGGTTATGTAAAAGGTCCTAATCCGTACTTTGTAAGTTTTATGGGACATGCGCCAAGTAAAAATCCGCGTGTTGTCGTCTATGCAGGTATGAGCCTTGCTCAAAAACGCGATCAAGAAGCGTATGAGATGGGTGTGAGCCGTGCATTTATCCCAATTATGAAAAATACACTACAATATTTAAACGTAGGTGAAGAAAAACTGGATGATAAAGTTACGATTAAAAAAGTACCTGATGTGACAGATAAATCAGTTGATAAGGCAGAAAAAACGCTGGCTGATAAGTCATTAAACCCAGTCGTTATCGGGCAAGGTGAAAAAGTCGTAAACCAAAGTCCTTCATCTCGTACTAGATTATTACCGAACAGCCATGTGTTGTTACTGACAGACGGTGATTTGACGATGCCGAACATGACTGGATGGACACGAGATGATCTCGTTGCATTTGAATCACTTACAGGTGTGAAATTAAAAGTAACGGGAAGCGGATTTGTGACGTCACAATCAGTGGGTGCACAAGCAGCAATAGATAAGAAGACAGAGATTGAAGTGAAGATGAAATCTCAGGAAGAAGAATAAAACAGCTAGGGGAGTGGGACATCGGTGATATTGATTGTTCTACTCCCACAGTTGAGTGAAAATATGACATATCAAAAAGGAGACTATTATGGCTATTATTAGCGCAATTATTGCATTTGTAATCACAGCAGTTTTAGTGCCAATCTTAATTCCAACATTGAAAAGAATGAAGTTTGGACAAAGTATTCGTGAAGAAGGACCGCAAAGTCACATGAAGAAAACAGGAACACCGACAATGGGCGGATTAACATTCCTTATCGGTGCGATTGTGACAACTATCATTGCAAGTATTTTTGTTGAACCCGCAAGTCCGTTGTTACTGTTACTTTTTGTAACGATTGGATTCGGACTTATCGGCTTTATCGATGATTATATTATTGTTGTTAAAAAGAACAATCAAGGGTTAACGAGTAAACAGAAGTTTTTGGCACAAATTGCGATTGCAGTTATTTTCTTTATTGTTGCCAAAGGATTTAATGCAGTTGAATTTTCAACAAATATTAACTTACCATTTACAGATGTAACAATTCCGCTGTCATATGCTTATGTGGTATTTATTGTATTCTGGCAAGTTGGTTTTTCAAATGCGGTTAACTTAACAGATGGATTAGATGGTCTCGCAACAGGGTTATCTATCATTGGTTTTACGATGTATGCCATTATGAGTTTTGTGCTAGATCAGCCAGCAATCGGGCTATTCTGTATTATCATGGTTGCTGCACTTGCAGGGTTTTTACCGTATAATATCAATCCCGCAAAAGTGTTTATGGGAGATACGGGTAGCTTGGCACTCGGTGGTATCTTTGCGACAATCTCAATTATGTTGAACCAAGAGTTGTCATTATTATTCATTGGTCTTGTTTTCGTATTGGAGACACTTTCAGTGATGATTCAAGTGACGTCATTCAAGTTGACAGGAAAACGTGTCTTCAAAATGAGCCCTTTACATCACCACTTTGAACTTGAAGGATGGAGTGAATGGAAAGTTGTGACTGTATTCTGGACAGTTGGTTTGATTACAGGTCTTATCGGATTGTGGATTGGAGTGAGCTAATTGATTAACTATACTGGCTTAAAAGATAAAAAAGTA
This genomic window contains:
- the mraY gene encoding phospho-N-acetylmuramoyl-pentapeptide-transferase; translated protein: MAIISAIIAFVITAVLVPILIPTLKRMKFGQSIREEGPQSHMKKTGTPTMGGLTFLIGAIVTTIIASIFVEPASPLLLLLFVTIGFGLIGFIDDYIIVVKKNNQGLTSKQKFLAQIAIAVIFFIVAKGFNAVEFSTNINLPFTDVTIPLSYAYVVFIVFWQVGFSNAVNLTDGLDGLATGLSIIGFTMYAIMSFVLDQPAIGLFCIIMVAALAGFLPYNINPAKVFMGDTGSLALGGIFATISIMLNQELSLLFIGLVFVLETLSVMIQVTSFKLTGKRVFKMSPLHHHFELEGWSEWKVVTVFWTVGLITGLIGLWIGVS